The sequence GACGCAAACTATTCCGTCAATAGTTTTACGCCGGCGACCGCCAGCACAATGCCGAGCAAGCGCCGAATCGTGATCGGCGTGGCATGTTTGGCGCCCCAGCGGGCGCCGATGAAACCGCCGACGAGCACGGCAAAGAGCAGTGGCAGCAATGTCCAGTCGATGAAACTGCCGCGGGCAAAGCGGCCGATCAAACCGGTCAGCGAATTTACCGCGATGAACGCCGCGGAAATTCCCGCCGTACCTTTGGCGTCTTGCCAGCCGAGCAGAATAAGCAGCGGACCCAAGTAAATCCCACCACCGACGCCGGTCAAGCCAGCGAGCATGCCGAGGCTTATGCCAATTACTGCGGCTAAGATCCAAAGCTTTGCGCCAGTCGGCCGTTCAATCGTTCGCGAGCGCGGATCGGGAAGAATTAAGCGTAACGCCGCGAGCAGC is a genomic window of Deltaproteobacteria bacterium containing:
- a CDS encoding sulfite exporter TauE/SafE family protein; protein product: MNELLLTLTIGAAAALYSSVGHGGASAYIALLTLAGKLRPEVAATILLMNIVVSSQAWFRFRQSGHFDAPLAGTLLLFSAPAAFVGGMIATSSRFFMLLVGVALLLAALRLILPDPRSRTIERPTGAKLWILAAVIGISLGMLAGLTGVGGGIYLGPLLILLGWQDAKGTAGISAAFIAVNSLTGLIGRFARGSFIDWTLLPLLFAVLVGGFIGARWGAKHATPITIRRLLGIVLAVAGVKLLTE